Genomic DNA from Bacteroides zhangwenhongii:
ATTTTATGATAAGTTGAATAGGAATCGATTATCAGCCCCATGACTCTATCAGATAAAATACAAAATCCTGCACGTTTCTCGTACAGGATTTCGCATTACATATTTAGCCTGGTGTTTATGAATTAGCATCTACTTCTCCATTATCCGGCAGCACGGCTGAATTCCAATCATTAATACTCGTATCAGTAACTTTCGCCTCCGTCTTATTCACAGTAACCGTATATATGTACTGTGTACCCTCTTTCGTCTCAAACTTCGTCTTACTTTCATCTGTATATAATTGAGTGGTATAAGTGGTACCTTCATTCTTATTATCATAATGCAAATCAAACTTCAATCCACCTTGTACACTCTCTCCCGGACAAAGGATATATACAAATTCCACATATTCTATTACGCCATCCTTTTTAACCTCTTTTCCGCTAACTCTAGGATTTGCAGTATACAGAAATGCTAATTTATCTACTGTACCATCCGGAGTAACAGTTCCGTCCTTAGGATTGAAAATCACCTTAGAATGCAGATTATTTGCTGAACTGGAAAAAGTCAGATCGTACCACGATGCAAATGGAACAGTCGTAAAGCCTTTACCCGCTTTCAGACGGATAACCAATTTACTCATTTTATGTGCAAATTGAAATTTCAGTTCAGGGCTTTCTTTTGTACCTTTTGCTGTGGCATACAGGAAATCAATTCGATCTTGCCCCCTTACTCCTACAGGTGAGTAATTAGTCTTTTGCTGTTTGATAATATTGCCTTCAATCGTCTTATAATTTGTTAGCTTGCTATACTCTACATAAGGATAATATGCTGAAAATTCACCATCAGCGGCTCCATAATAAA
This window encodes:
- a CDS encoding fimbrillin family protein codes for the protein MKKNYFLAVSLLIAFAGCDNTEIESIADNEQVAAEVSAGIDGLKTRVTDDSEWQTGDVIGIYGTSGKLTYTAYRYNLIEGTNNFEPNSSFSTIYYGAADGEFSAYYPYVEYSKLTNYKTIEGNIIKQQKTNYSPVGVRGQDRIDFLYATAKGTKESPELKFQFAHKMSKLVIRLKAGKGFTTVPFASWYDLTFSSSANNLHSKVIFNPKDGTVTPDGTVDKLAFLYTANPRVSGKEVKKDGVIEYVEFVYILCPGESVQGGLKFDLHYDNKNEGTTYTTQLYTDESKTKFETKEGTQYIYTVTVNKTEAKVTDTSINDWNSAVLPDNGEVDANS